In the Candidatus Electrothrix rattekaaiensis genome, one interval contains:
- a CDS encoding COR domain-containing protein has product MEEYFSELEKGQQALNEVKILLIGDGAAGKTSLVKQLRGQPFDEHEDTTHGISIQGWEPECAGKQIRANVWDFGGQEIQHATHQFFLSKRSLYVLVLDSRKDESAEYWLRHVETFGGDSPVLVVLNKIDSNPSFDVNRPFLREKYPGICGFFPLSCKSDKGVPEFKEALLAELARMNMLSIIWPTSWFAVKRKLEQMDKPYISVKEYTGYCAAAGITGEESREILADFLHDLGVAVHFRDFILDAMSVLNPVWVTNAVYKIITSEEMADSKGLLALKDVGKLLPQSCGEKLCCPQETHAFILELMQKFELCYDLGRDAVLIPQLLPVPEPELAFNKDGSLRFALHYPDFLPPSVFPRFMVKVHKDIHNETRWRTGVLLADKRSGAQAVVKADVEARRINIWVQGHTPREYLHYLRYLLTDINSSFEKLIVSERVPMPDDPQRTADYETLLNYAKEDIPYYIPEGTSKKYSVHELLGLVQPKDKEELARVAEKASPQDTTTWAEMLVELVEPEWTIPMVGIKLNLKGFFEKLLERQKQKRKQGR; this is encoded by the coding sequence ATGGAGGAGTATTTCTCTGAACTGGAGAAAGGTCAGCAGGCACTGAACGAGGTGAAGATTCTCCTTATCGGCGACGGGGCCGCAGGCAAGACCTCCCTGGTCAAGCAGCTGCGTGGCCAGCCTTTTGACGAGCACGAGGACACCACCCACGGCATCAGCATCCAGGGCTGGGAACCGGAATGCGCGGGCAAGCAGATCAGGGCCAATGTCTGGGACTTTGGCGGCCAGGAGATACAACACGCCACCCATCAGTTCTTCCTGTCCAAGCGGAGCCTCTATGTCCTGGTGCTCGACAGCCGCAAGGACGAGAGCGCGGAATACTGGCTGCGGCATGTGGAGACCTTTGGCGGGGACTCGCCGGTGCTGGTCGTGCTCAACAAGATAGACAGCAACCCCTCCTTTGATGTCAACCGACCGTTCCTGCGGGAGAAGTATCCCGGCATCTGCGGGTTCTTTCCTCTCTCCTGCAAGAGCGACAAGGGAGTCCCAGAGTTCAAAGAAGCCCTGCTGGCCGAGCTGGCCAGGATGAACATGCTCAGTATCATCTGGCCGACAAGCTGGTTTGCGGTCAAGCGCAAGCTGGAGCAGATGGACAAGCCCTACATCAGCGTGAAGGAATACACGGGCTATTGCGCTGCGGCAGGCATCACTGGCGAGGAGAGCCGGGAGATCCTGGCTGACTTCCTCCATGACCTGGGCGTAGCCGTACATTTCCGGGACTTCATTCTTGATGCTATGAGCGTGCTCAACCCGGTCTGGGTCACCAATGCGGTCTATAAGATCATCACTTCCGAGGAGATGGCAGACAGCAAGGGTCTCCTGGCCCTGAAGGACGTAGGCAAACTCCTGCCGCAGAGTTGCGGGGAAAAACTCTGCTGCCCGCAGGAGACGCACGCATTCATCCTGGAGCTGATGCAGAAGTTCGAGTTGTGCTATGATCTCGGCAGGGATGCTGTGCTCATCCCCCAGCTTCTGCCGGTGCCGGAACCGGAGCTTGCCTTTAACAAGGACGGCTCGCTGCGGTTCGCCCTCCATTATCCCGACTTCCTGCCGCCCTCGGTCTTTCCCCGCTTCATGGTCAAGGTGCATAAGGATATTCACAATGAGACCCGCTGGCGCACCGGTGTACTGCTGGCAGACAAGCGGAGCGGGGCACAGGCAGTGGTCAAGGCGGATGTGGAGGCGCGGCGGATCAACATCTGGGTCCAGGGCCATACCCCAAGGGAGTATCTGCACTATCTCCGCTACTTGCTGACCGACATCAACAGCAGCTTTGAGAAGCTCATTGTCAGCGAGCGCGTGCCCATGCCGGATGACCCGCAGCGTACTGCCGACTACGAGACCCTGCTGAACTATGCCAAGGAGGACATCCCGTATTATATTCCAGAGGGAACGAGCAAGAAATACAGCGTGCATGAGCTGTTGGGCCTCGTGCAGCCCAAGGATAAGGAAGAGCTGGCACGAGTGGCGGAGAAAGCCAGCCCGCAGGATACGACAACATGGGCGGAGATGCTCGTCGAGCTTGTTGAACCGGAATGGACGATCCCTATGGTCGGCATCAAGCTCAACCTGAAGGGCTTCTTTGAAAAGCTGCTGGAACGCCAGAAGCAGAAGCGCAAGCAGGGTAGATGA
- a CDS encoding DUF2442 domain-containing protein has translation MDTIIKAVPLKDYKIEILTESGVSGIFDVKPYLNGSAFRDLRDETYFQRVRPAHRGIMWPNEQDFSSDTIIWDIENSQGENKLETAA, from the coding sequence ATGGATACTATTATTAAAGCCGTTCCACTGAAAGATTACAAAATAGAAATCCTCACCGAAAGCGGAGTCTCCGGGATATTTGATGTGAAACCCTATCTAAACGGAAGCGCATTCAGGGATCTCAGAGACGAAACATACTTTCAACGTGTCCGTCCCGCTCATCGCGGCATCATGTGGCCGAACGAGCAGGACTTCAGTTCCGACACAATCATTTGGGATATTGAGAATTCTCAGGGTGAAAACAAGTTGGAGACAGCGGCGTAA
- the ilvD gene encoding dihydroxy-acid dehydratase, giving the protein MAIPLRSNETTQGRRMAGARALWRANGMTEEQIGKPIIAVVNSFTQMVPGHVHLHEIGQQVKKQIEAQGCFAAEFNTIAIDDGIAMGHDGMLYSLPSRELIADSVEYMCNAHKVDAMICISNCDKITPGMLMAAMRLNIPAIFVSGGPMEAGRIKGKDRGYDLVDAMVLAGDSSVSDEEIAEIERAACPGCGSCSGMFTANSMNCLNEALGMALPGNGTVLATHKNRLSLFEQAAARIVAMCEAWYEKEDASVLPRSIATKAAFNNAMALDIAMGGSTNTVLHILAVAHEAGVDFTMQDIDALSRKVPNLCKVAPSSPYHVEDVNRAGGILGILGELDRAGLVDTAVSRTDGLTLAQALEQFDIARETASEAARTLYASAPAGKGRNLVMGSQDSMYEALDTDRENGCIRNADHAYSKDGGLAVLYGNIAENGCIVKTAGVDPSILHFQGRAKVFHSQEAACEGILAGEITAGDVVFILYEGPKGGPGMQEMLYPTSYLKSIHLGAECALVTDGRFSGGTSGLSIGHVSPEAAGGGAIGLVRDGDPIDINIPERSISLQISDEELAQRRQEEETRGDKAFTPKRERTVSKALQVYARFAASADKGAVRML; this is encoded by the coding sequence ATGGCAATCCCCCTTCGCAGCAACGAAACAACCCAAGGCCGAAGAATGGCCGGTGCCCGTGCCCTGTGGCGGGCCAACGGCATGACCGAAGAACAGATCGGCAAACCCATCATCGCAGTGGTCAACTCCTTCACCCAGATGGTGCCGGGGCATGTGCATCTGCACGAGATCGGCCAGCAGGTGAAAAAGCAGATCGAAGCCCAGGGCTGTTTTGCTGCCGAGTTCAACACCATCGCCATTGACGACGGCATTGCAATGGGCCACGACGGCATGCTCTACTCCCTGCCCTCCCGCGAGCTGATCGCCGACTCCGTGGAGTACATGTGCAACGCCCATAAGGTGGATGCCATGATCTGCATCAGCAACTGCGACAAGATCACCCCAGGCATGCTGATGGCGGCCATGCGCCTGAACATCCCGGCTATCTTTGTCTCCGGCGGCCCTATGGAGGCAGGCCGGATCAAGGGAAAAGATCGTGGTTACGATCTGGTGGACGCAATGGTCTTGGCTGGAGACAGTTCCGTCTCGGACGAAGAGATTGCAGAGATTGAACGTGCCGCCTGCCCCGGTTGCGGTTCCTGCTCCGGCATGTTCACAGCCAATTCCATGAATTGCCTCAACGAGGCCCTGGGAATGGCTCTGCCCGGCAACGGCACGGTCTTGGCTACCCATAAAAATCGTTTAAGCCTATTTGAACAAGCCGCAGCCCGTATCGTGGCCATGTGCGAGGCATGGTACGAAAAGGAGGATGCCTCGGTCCTGCCCCGTTCCATTGCCACCAAGGCCGCCTTTAATAATGCAATGGCCCTGGATATCGCTATGGGCGGGTCCACCAACACCGTGCTTCATATTCTGGCTGTTGCCCATGAGGCCGGGGTAGATTTTACCATGCAGGACATCGACGCACTCTCCCGCAAGGTGCCCAATCTCTGCAAGGTAGCCCCTTCGTCCCCGTATCATGTGGAGGATGTCAACCGGGCAGGCGGCATTCTGGGAATTCTGGGCGAGCTGGACCGGGCCGGTTTAGTGGACACGGCAGTGAGTAGAACAGACGGACTGACCTTGGCCCAGGCTCTGGAGCAGTTTGATATTGCAAGAGAGACTGCCAGCGAAGCAGCCCGCACCCTCTACGCCAGTGCTCCGGCAGGCAAAGGGCGCAATCTGGTCATGGGTTCTCAGGACAGCATGTACGAGGCCTTGGATACAGATCGCGAAAACGGCTGTATCCGTAATGCAGATCACGCTTATTCCAAGGACGGGGGATTGGCTGTCCTGTACGGTAATATCGCGGAGAACGGCTGTATTGTCAAGACCGCCGGGGTTGACCCGTCCATCCTTCATTTTCAGGGCAGGGCCAAGGTCTTTCATTCTCAGGAAGCGGCCTGTGAGGGCATTCTGGCCGGAGAGATCACAGCAGGCGATGTGGTCTTTATTCTCTACGAAGGCCCCAAGGGCGGGCCGGGCATGCAGGAGATGCTCTATCCCACCTCTTACTTGAAATCTATCCACCTGGGAGCGGAATGCGCCCTGGTCACGGACGGACGCTTTTCCGGCGGCACCTCAGGCTTGTCCATCGGTCATGTTTCCCCGGAAGCGGCAGGCGGCGGGGCCATCGGTCTGGTTCGGGACGGTGATCCCATTGATATTAATATCCCGGAACGAAGCATTTCCCTTCAGATCAGCGATGAGGAACTTGCTCAACGCAGGCAGGAAGAGGAAACGCGTGGAGATAAAGCCTTTACCCCAAAGCGGGAACGAACCGTGTCCAAGGCCTTGCAGGTCTATGCCCGTTTTGCCGCCTCAGCGGATAAGGGCGCGGTGCGGATGCTGTAG